A DNA window from Pseudomonas sp. GD03919 contains the following coding sequences:
- a CDS encoding LysR substrate-binding domain-containing protein translates to MLDPVLLRSFLAVVQTGGFTRAAASLHLTQSTVSQQVRRLEEQLGAELLDRSGRYVVTTTEGERLLGYANRIVALMDEAMLALGQSAVEGEIRLGVPDDFAANSLTPYLADFADAHPGIRLEITSGLSHDVWRAFNAGELDLALIKQRAGSAKGLASWAEPLAWLDSRVRPVLARNPVPLAVFPPNGLYRLEMTHALDAMGKPWRIAYVSSSLPGVSAAAEGGLGLTLLPRRLITAEHRELGEAEGFAPVAPVEVALHARNQLPGYARELAAALIEACEGIMSP, encoded by the coding sequence ATGCTCGATCCCGTTTTGTTACGCAGTTTTCTCGCCGTGGTGCAGACCGGTGGCTTCACCCGCGCGGCTGCCAGCCTGCATCTGACGCAGTCCACGGTCAGCCAGCAGGTGCGGCGCTTGGAAGAGCAGCTCGGCGCCGAGCTGCTCGACCGCAGCGGCCGCTACGTGGTGACCACCACCGAGGGCGAGCGCCTGCTGGGGTATGCCAACCGCATCGTCGCACTGATGGACGAGGCGATGCTCGCTCTGGGGCAGAGCGCGGTGGAGGGCGAGATACGCCTCGGCGTGCCGGACGATTTCGCCGCCAACAGCCTGACGCCCTATCTGGCCGATTTCGCCGACGCGCATCCGGGGATTCGCCTGGAGATCACCAGCGGCCTCAGCCACGATGTCTGGCGCGCGTTCAACGCCGGCGAGCTGGACCTGGCGCTGATCAAGCAACGCGCCGGCAGCGCCAAGGGCCTGGCCAGCTGGGCCGAGCCGCTGGCCTGGCTCGACAGCCGCGTGCGCCCGGTGCTGGCGCGCAACCCGGTGCCGCTGGCGGTGTTTCCACCCAACGGCTTGTATCGCCTGGAGATGACCCACGCGCTGGATGCCATGGGCAAGCCCTGGCGTATCGCCTATGTCAGCAGCAGTTTGCCCGGCGTCAGCGCCGCGGCCGAAGGTGGCCTGGGCCTGACCCTGCTGCCGCGCCGGTTGATCACAGCCGAGCATCGCGAGCTGGGCGAGGCCGAAGGCTTCGCCCCGGTGGCGCCGGTGGAGGTGGCCCTGCACGCGCGCAACCAGTTGCCCGGTTACGCGCGCGAATTGGCCGCGGCATTGATTGAGGCCTGCGAAGGGATCATGAGCCCGTAG
- a CDS encoding NAD(P)H-quinone oxidoreductase, with protein sequence MKALQGVEGRAEWVEQPAQTCDAGQIRVKVAAAGLNRADLLQRAGLYPPPPGASQALGLECSGVIVEVGGGSAWQVGDRVCCLLAGGGMAEEVVLDARHAMPVPEGLTLVEAAVVPEVYATAWLNLFQLGALRPGEKVLLHAGASGVGSAAIQLCKAFGSPCWVSVGSAERLAYCEALGAQGGALRGEDLQALRDFGPFDVILDPVGGQYAALNLEVLARDGRWINIGLMGGREATLDLAQVLGKRVQLIGSTLRNRDDQFKADLLRDLQQQVWPLFAEGRLKPQLERSFAIEDSETAFQTLAGNQVAGKLALLIDPGLV encoded by the coding sequence ATGAAGGCATTGCAAGGCGTCGAAGGGCGTGCAGAGTGGGTGGAGCAACCGGCGCAAACCTGTGACGCAGGGCAGATCCGCGTTAAGGTGGCGGCCGCTGGGCTTAACCGGGCCGATCTGTTGCAGCGTGCCGGGCTCTATCCGCCGCCACCGGGTGCCAGCCAGGCGCTGGGCCTGGAGTGCTCCGGGGTGATTGTCGAAGTGGGTGGCGGCAGCGCCTGGCAGGTGGGCGATCGCGTCTGCTGCCTGCTCGCCGGTGGTGGTATGGCCGAGGAGGTGGTGCTTGATGCACGTCACGCCATGCCGGTGCCTGAGGGTTTGACCCTGGTTGAGGCTGCCGTGGTGCCGGAGGTGTACGCCACGGCCTGGCTCAATCTTTTCCAGCTCGGCGCTCTGCGCCCCGGTGAGAAAGTCCTGTTGCATGCCGGCGCCAGCGGTGTCGGCTCGGCCGCCATCCAGCTGTGCAAGGCATTCGGCAGCCCGTGCTGGGTCAGCGTCGGCTCTGCCGAGCGCTTGGCCTACTGCGAAGCACTTGGTGCGCAGGGAGGCGCCCTGCGTGGCGAAGATCTGCAAGCCTTGCGTGATTTCGGGCCGTTCGATGTGATTCTCGATCCGGTCGGCGGACAGTATGCTGCGCTTAATCTGGAGGTACTGGCGCGTGACGGTCGCTGGATCAACATCGGCCTGATGGGCGGGCGCGAGGCCACCCTGGACCTGGCCCAGGTGCTGGGCAAGCGCGTTCAACTGATCGGCTCGACCCTGCGCAATCGCGACGATCAGTTCAAGGCCGACCTCTTGCGTGATCTGCAGCAACAGGTCTGGCCGTTGTTCGCCGAAGGGCGTCTGAAGCCGCAACTTGAGCGCAGTTTTGCCATCGAAGACAGTGAAACAGCTTTCCAGACACTCGCCGGTAACCAGGTCGCGGGTAAACTCGCGTTGCTGATTGATCCCGGCCTGGTCTGA
- the ahpC gene encoding alkyl hydroperoxide reductase subunit C, protein MSLINTQVQPFKVNAFHAGEFIEVTEQSLKGKWSVLIFMPAAFTFNCPTEIEDAANNYAEFQKAGAEVYIVTTDTHFSHKVWHETSPAVGKAQFPLIGDPTHQLTRAFDVHIDEEGLALRGTFVINPEGVIKTVEIHSNEIARDVGETLRKLKAAQYTAAHPGEVCPAKWKEGEKTLAPSLDLVGKI, encoded by the coding sequence ATGTCCCTCATCAATACTCAAGTACAGCCGTTCAAGGTCAACGCTTTCCACGCTGGCGAGTTCATCGAAGTCACCGAGCAGTCCCTGAAGGGCAAGTGGTCCGTGCTGATCTTCATGCCGGCTGCCTTCACCTTCAACTGCCCGACCGAAATCGAAGACGCTGCCAACAACTACGCCGAGTTCCAGAAAGCCGGTGCCGAGGTCTACATCGTGACCACCGACACCCACTTCTCGCACAAGGTATGGCACGAAACTTCGCCGGCCGTTGGCAAGGCTCAGTTCCCGCTGATCGGCGATCCGACCCATCAGCTGACCCGTGCCTTCGACGTCCACATCGACGAAGAAGGTCTGGCCCTGCGCGGCACCTTCGTGATCAACCCGGAAGGCGTGATCAAGACCGTGGAAATTCACTCCAACGAGATCGCCCGCGACGTCGGCGAGACCCTGCGCAAGCTGAAGGCCGCCCAGTACACCGCCGCTCACCCGGGTGAAGTCTGCCCGGCCAAGTGGAAGGAAGGCGAGAAGACCCTGGCTCCTTCGCTGGACCTGGTTGGCAAGATCTAA
- a CDS encoding bifunctional allantoicase/(S)-ureidoglycine aminohydrolase, with amino-acid sequence MSKTPYYYAPHGGHPGQEQLLTDRAMFTEAYAVIPKGVMRDIVTSHLPFWDNMRMWVIARPLTGFAETFSQYIVEVGPNGGSDKPELDPSAEGVIFVVEGTCDLSLNGAQHALRPGSYAFIPPESDWSLRNNGSEAVRFHWLRKAYQPVEGVPYPEAFVTHEQDIEPIVMPGTEGRWSTTRFVEISDMRHDMHVNIVNFEPGGVIPFAETHVMEHGLYVLEGKAVYRLNQDWVEVEAGDFMWLRAFCPQACYAGGPSRFRYLLYKDVNRQMPLTLGGLKR; translated from the coding sequence ATGAGCAAAACGCCCTACTACTACGCCCCGCATGGCGGTCATCCCGGTCAGGAACAACTGCTGACCGACCGCGCCATGTTCACCGAAGCCTATGCCGTGATCCCCAAAGGCGTGATGCGTGACATCGTCACCAGCCACCTGCCTTTCTGGGACAACATGCGCATGTGGGTCATCGCCCGCCCGCTGACCGGCTTCGCCGAGACCTTCTCGCAATACATCGTCGAAGTCGGCCCGAACGGCGGCAGCGACAAGCCCGAGCTGGACCCGAGCGCCGAAGGCGTGATCTTCGTCGTCGAAGGTACCTGCGACCTGAGCCTCAACGGCGCCCAGCACGCCCTGCGCCCGGGCAGCTACGCTTTCATTCCGCCAGAAAGCGATTGGTCGCTGCGCAACAACGGCAGCGAGGCGGTGCGCTTCCACTGGCTGCGCAAGGCCTACCAACCGGTCGAAGGCGTGCCGTATCCGGAAGCCTTCGTCACCCACGAGCAGGACATCGAGCCGATCGTCATGCCCGGCACCGAAGGCCGCTGGAGCACCACGCGCTTCGTCGAGATCAGCGACATGCGCCATGACATGCACGTCAACATCGTCAACTTCGAACCGGGCGGCGTAATCCCCTTCGCCGAAACCCACGTCATGGAACACGGCCTGTACGTGCTCGAAGGCAAGGCGGTGTACCGCCTGAACCAGGACTGGGTCGAAGTGGAAGCTGGCGACTTCATGTGGCTGCGCGCCTTCTGCCCGCAGGCCTGCTACGCCGGCGGCCCGAGCCGCTTCCGCTACCTGCTGTACAAGGATGTGAACCGCCAGATGCCGCTGACCCTGGGCGGTCTCAAGCGCTGA
- a CDS encoding carboxy terminal-processing peptidase: MKRSLASTALVLGLSALPLAAKTTTVTSWDYLQPDREQVIASLNVVELLRRHHYNKPPLNDERSIQIYDNYLKLLDPSRSYFTAADIAEFNQWRTKFDDLLKSGDLEPGFAIYRRHLTRLEERLNFALAELGKGVDKIDFTIDEELQIDREKAPWAKDRAELDELWRKRVKDEVLRLKIAGKETKDIQELLTKRYKNQLSRLKQTRGEDAFQAYINAFATTYDPHTTYLSPDNAENFDINMSLSLEGIGAVLQSDNEYVKVVRLVPAGPAEKSKQIAPADKIVGVAQGNDEMVDVIGWRLDEVVKLIRGPKGSTVRLEVIPASNPPSDQTSKVVTITREAVKLEEQAAKKKVLELKHEGRDYKLGVIELPAFYLDFKAFRAGDPNYKSTTRDVKRLLDELQAEKVDGVVIDLRNNGGGSLQEATELTSLFIEQGPTVLVRNADGRVDVLADENKGVYYSGPLAVLVNRLSASASEIFAGAMQDYHRALILGGQTFGKGTVQTIQPLNHGELKLTLAKFYRVSGQSTQHQGVIPDITYPDVMDTKDIGESALPAALPWDSIPPAIKPELDPIKPFLSELKARHEQRTAQDPDFVFTRDRLTLAKKLMAETTVSLNEQTRRARQAEVEAKQLALENNRRQAKGEEPLKELEKEDEDALPLADDKSTPEDDAYLAESGRILLDYLGLNPSLALH, translated from the coding sequence ATGAAGCGCTCCCTAGCAAGCACCGCCCTCGTACTCGGCCTCAGTGCCCTGCCGCTGGCGGCCAAGACCACCACAGTGACCAGCTGGGACTATCTGCAGCCGGATCGCGAGCAGGTGATTGCCAGCCTCAACGTAGTGGAGCTGCTGCGCCGCCACCACTACAACAAGCCGCCGCTCAATGATGAGCGTTCGATTCAGATCTACGACAACTACTTGAAGTTGCTCGATCCGTCCCGTAGCTATTTTACTGCGGCCGACATCGCCGAATTCAACCAGTGGCGCACCAAGTTCGATGACCTGCTGAAAAGCGGTGACCTCGAGCCAGGCTTCGCCATCTATCGTCGTCACCTGACCCGCCTGGAAGAGCGCCTGAACTTCGCCCTGGCCGAGCTGGGTAAAGGCGTCGACAAGATCGATTTCACCATCGATGAAGAGTTGCAGATCGATCGAGAGAAAGCCCCATGGGCCAAGGATCGCGCCGAGCTCGATGAACTCTGGCGCAAACGCGTCAAGGACGAAGTGCTGCGCCTGAAGATTGCCGGCAAGGAAACCAAGGACATCCAGGAGCTGCTCACCAAGCGCTACAAGAACCAGTTGTCGCGCCTCAAGCAGACCCGTGGCGAGGATGCGTTCCAGGCCTACATCAACGCCTTCGCTACCACCTACGATCCGCACACCACCTATCTGTCACCGGACAACGCGGAAAACTTCGACATCAACATGAGCCTGTCGCTCGAAGGCATCGGCGCCGTCCTGCAAAGCGACAACGAGTACGTCAAAGTGGTGCGCCTGGTGCCTGCCGGCCCGGCCGAAAAGAGCAAGCAGATCGCTCCGGCAGACAAGATCGTCGGCGTCGCCCAGGGCAATGATGAAATGGTCGATGTGATCGGCTGGCGCCTGGATGAAGTGGTCAAGCTGATTCGCGGCCCGAAAGGTTCCACCGTGCGCCTGGAAGTGATTCCGGCCAGCAATCCGCCCAGCGACCAGACCAGCAAGGTGGTCACCATCACCCGTGAAGCGGTGAAACTGGAAGAGCAAGCAGCCAAGAAGAAGGTACTGGAACTCAAGCACGAAGGCCGCGATTACAAGCTCGGCGTCATCGAGCTGCCGGCCTTCTACCTTGATTTCAAGGCCTTCCGCGCGGGTGACCCGAACTACAAGAGCACCACCCGTGACGTCAAACGCCTGCTCGACGAGTTGCAGGCCGAGAAGGTCGACGGCGTGGTCATCGACCTGCGCAACAACGGTGGTGGTTCGCTGCAGGAAGCCACCGAACTGACCAGCCTGTTCATCGAACAGGGCCCGACCGTGCTGGTACGCAATGCCGACGGCCGTGTCGACGTGCTCGCCGACGAGAACAAGGGCGTTTACTACAGCGGCCCGCTGGCCGTGCTGGTCAACCGCCTGTCCGCCTCGGCCTCGGAAATTTTCGCCGGCGCCATGCAGGATTATCACCGCGCACTGATTCTCGGTGGCCAGACCTTCGGCAAAGGCACCGTGCAAACCATCCAGCCACTCAATCACGGCGAGCTGAAACTGACCCTGGCCAAGTTCTATCGCGTGTCCGGCCAGAGCACTCAGCACCAGGGCGTGATCCCGGACATCACCTACCCGGATGTCATGGACACCAAGGACATCGGCGAAAGCGCACTGCCCGCTGCCCTGCCCTGGGACAGCATCCCCCCGGCGATCAAACCCGAGCTGGACCCGATCAAGCCGTTCCTGAGCGAGCTCAAGGCGCGCCATGAGCAACGTACCGCCCAGGATCCGGACTTCGTCTTCACCCGTGACCGCCTGACCCTGGCCAAGAAGCTGATGGCCGAAACCACCGTCAGCCTCAACGAGCAGACCCGCCGGGCACGTCAGGCCGAAGTCGAGGCCAAGCAGCTGGCTCTGGAAAACAACCGCCGCCAGGCCAAGGGCGAAGAGCCGCTCAAGGAACTGGAAAAGGAAGACGAAGACGCGCTGCCCCTTGCCGATGACAAGAGCACGCCGGAAGACGACGCCTACCTGGCAGAGAGCGGACGCATCCTGCTCGACTACCTGGGCCTGAACCCCTCGCTGGCGCTGCATTGA
- a CDS encoding ABC transporter permease — protein sequence MSPAEKRSPLFHQLVVYLLFLILLLPLLGTLVYSLSTSWSATILPSGFTFKWYVALWSDARFLAAFGRSLLVCFGALALSLLLILPLLFVVNYHFPKLDAVMNVLILLPFAIPPVVSSVGLMQLFAAGPLPILGTPWILIGCFFTIALPFMYRAISNNLQAINLRDLMDAAHLLGASTWRAAFMVVLPNLRKGLMVSVFLSFSFLFGEFVFANLLVGSRYETLQVYLYNMRNDSGHFTSALVISYFMFVLLMTWAANRLNKDKS from the coding sequence ATGTCGCCCGCTGAAAAACGCTCGCCGCTGTTCCACCAACTGGTGGTCTACCTGCTGTTTCTGATCCTGCTGCTGCCACTGCTCGGCACCCTGGTGTATTCGCTATCCACCAGTTGGTCGGCGACCATCCTGCCCAGCGGCTTTACCTTCAAGTGGTACGTGGCGCTGTGGAGCGATGCGCGCTTTCTGGCCGCCTTCGGCCGCTCGCTGCTGGTGTGCTTTGGCGCGCTGGCGTTGTCATTGCTGCTGATCCTGCCGCTGCTGTTCGTGGTCAACTACCACTTCCCCAAACTCGACGCGGTGATGAACGTGCTGATTCTGCTGCCGTTCGCCATTCCGCCGGTAGTGTCTTCGGTGGGGCTGATGCAGCTGTTCGCCGCCGGCCCGCTACCGATTCTCGGTACGCCATGGATTCTGATCGGCTGCTTCTTCACCATCGCCCTGCCATTCATGTACCGCGCCATCAGCAACAACCTGCAGGCGATCAACCTGCGCGACCTGATGGACGCCGCCCACCTGCTCGGCGCCAGCACCTGGCGCGCCGCGTTCATGGTGGTGCTGCCGAACCTGCGCAAGGGGTTGATGGTGTCGGTGTTTCTGTCCTTCAGCTTCCTGTTCGGCGAGTTCGTCTTCGCCAACCTGCTGGTCGGCAGCCGCTACGAGACGCTGCAGGTGTACCTGTACAACATGCGTAACGACAGCGGCCATTTCACCAGCGCCCTGGTGATCTCCTATTTCATGTTCGTGCTGCTGATGACCTGGGCAGCCAACCGTCTGAACAAGGACAAATCATGA
- the ahpF gene encoding alkyl hydroperoxide reductase subunit F: MLDANLKAQLKAYLEKVTQPFEIVASLDDGEKSQELLGLLQDIVGLTDKITLKTDGNDARRPSFALNRPGEDTGVAFAGIPMGHEFTSLVLALLQVGGHPSKLDAETIEQIKSIEGKFEFETYFSLSCQNCPDVVQALNLMAVLNPNIRNVSIDGALFQEEVERRQIMAVPSIYLNGEVFASGRMDVKQILAKIDTGAANRDAEKMSAKEAFDVLVVGGGPAGAAAAIYAARKGIRTGLAAERFGGQVLDTMAIENFISVKETEGPKLVRALEEHVKEYEVDVMNLQRASALVPASSEGGLHEVKFDNGASLKAKTVILSTGARWREMGVPGEQEYKAKGVCFCPHCDGPLFKGKRVAVIGGGNSGVEAAIDLAGIVSHVTLLEFADTLRADAVLQKKLASLANVTVIKSAQTTEVKGDGQKVTGLVYKDRTTEELHTVELEGIFVQIGLLPNSDWLKGTLELNRFGEIIVDSKGATNIPGVFAAGDVTTVPYKQIVIAIGEGSKASLSAFDHLIRHS, from the coding sequence ATGTTGGACGCCAATCTTAAAGCCCAGTTGAAGGCCTACTTGGAAAAGGTCACCCAGCCGTTCGAGATCGTCGCGTCCCTCGATGACGGCGAAAAATCCCAGGAACTGCTCGGGCTGCTGCAAGACATCGTCGGCCTGACCGACAAGATCACTCTCAAGACCGACGGCAACGATGCCCGCCGTCCGTCCTTCGCCCTGAATCGTCCGGGCGAAGACACCGGCGTTGCCTTCGCCGGTATCCCCATGGGCCACGAATTCACCTCGCTGGTGCTGGCACTGCTGCAGGTGGGCGGTCACCCGTCCAAGCTCGACGCCGAGACTATCGAGCAGATCAAGAGCATCGAAGGCAAGTTCGAGTTCGAGACCTACTTCTCGCTGTCCTGCCAGAACTGCCCGGACGTGGTCCAGGCGCTGAATCTGATGGCCGTGCTCAACCCCAATATCCGCAACGTCTCCATCGACGGTGCGCTGTTCCAGGAAGAGGTCGAGCGCCGCCAGATCATGGCCGTGCCGAGCATCTACCTCAACGGTGAGGTCTTCGCCTCCGGCCGCATGGACGTGAAGCAGATCCTCGCCAAGATCGATACCGGCGCCGCCAATCGCGATGCCGAGAAAATGAGTGCGAAGGAAGCTTTCGATGTGCTGGTGGTCGGCGGTGGCCCGGCCGGCGCTGCGGCGGCCATCTACGCCGCACGCAAGGGCATTCGTACCGGTCTAGCCGCCGAGCGCTTCGGTGGTCAGGTGCTGGACACCATGGCCATTGAGAACTTCATCTCGGTGAAGGAAACCGAAGGCCCGAAACTGGTGCGCGCCCTGGAAGAGCACGTCAAGGAATACGAAGTCGACGTGATGAACCTGCAGCGTGCCTCGGCTCTGGTGCCGGCCAGCAGCGAAGGTGGGCTGCATGAGGTGAAGTTCGACAACGGTGCGTCGCTCAAGGCCAAGACCGTGATCCTCTCCACCGGCGCGCGCTGGCGCGAGATGGGTGTACCTGGCGAGCAGGAATACAAAGCCAAGGGTGTGTGCTTCTGCCCGCACTGCGACGGCCCGCTGTTTAAGGGCAAGCGTGTGGCGGTGATCGGCGGTGGTAACTCCGGCGTTGAAGCCGCGATTGACCTGGCCGGTATCGTCAGCCATGTGACCCTGCTGGAGTTCGCCGACACCCTGCGTGCCGACGCCGTGCTGCAGAAGAAGCTGGCCAGCCTGGCCAACGTCACCGTGATCAAGAGCGCGCAGACCACTGAGGTCAAGGGCGACGGTCAGAAGGTCACCGGTCTGGTGTACAAGGATCGCACCACCGAAGAACTGCACACCGTCGAGCTGGAAGGCATCTTCGTACAGATCGGCCTGCTGCCCAACAGCGACTGGCTCAAGGGTACGCTCGAACTCAACCGCTTCGGCGAGATCATCGTCGACAGCAAGGGCGCAACCAACATTCCTGGCGTCTTTGCAGCGGGCGACGTGACCACTGTGCCGTACAAGCAGATCGTCATCGCCATTGGCGAAGGCTCGAAGGCTTCGCTGAGTGCTTTCGATCACCTGATCCGTCATAGCTGA
- a CDS encoding ABC transporter ATP-binding protein, whose product MSFLHIQNLHKSYGPTRIFTDINIEIGQGEFITLLGPSGCGKSTLLRCIAGLTAVDGGQILLGGEDLVPVAPQKRGIGMVFQSYALFPNMTVQQNVAFGLRMQKVPAAEASKRVAEVLELVELNDYANRYPQQLSGGQCQRVALARSLVTRPRLLLLDEPLSALDARIRKHLREQIRAIQRELGLTTIFVTHDQEEALVLSDRIVLMNGGQIVQSGDAETLYTAPADAFAAGFIGNYNLLDADAASRLLLRPVNSRVAIRPEAIQIAAQGIEGTIVSHSLLGNVIRYRVEARGVELLVDVLNRSAADLHHDGQSVSLAIGADAIREVA is encoded by the coding sequence ATGAGTTTTCTGCACATCCAGAATCTGCACAAAAGCTACGGCCCAACGCGGATCTTCACCGACATCAATATCGAGATCGGCCAGGGCGAGTTCATCACCCTGCTTGGCCCCTCCGGCTGTGGCAAGTCCACCCTGCTGCGCTGCATCGCCGGCCTGACGGCGGTCGATGGCGGGCAGATCCTGCTGGGCGGCGAGGACCTGGTACCCGTTGCGCCGCAAAAGCGCGGCATCGGCATGGTGTTCCAGAGCTACGCGCTGTTCCCCAATATGACTGTGCAACAGAACGTCGCCTTCGGCCTGCGCATGCAGAAAGTCCCAGCCGCCGAGGCCAGCAAGCGTGTCGCCGAGGTGCTGGAGCTGGTGGAGCTCAACGACTACGCCAATCGTTACCCGCAGCAGCTCTCCGGCGGCCAGTGCCAGCGCGTGGCCCTGGCCCGTTCGCTGGTCACTCGCCCGCGGCTGCTGCTGCTCGATGAGCCGCTGTCGGCCCTGGATGCGCGCATCCGCAAGCACCTGCGCGAACAGATCCGCGCGATCCAGCGCGAGCTGGGCCTGACCACCATCTTCGTCACCCATGATCAGGAAGAGGCGCTGGTGCTGTCCGACCGCATCGTGCTGATGAACGGCGGGCAGATCGTCCAGAGCGGCGACGCCGAAACCCTCTACACCGCGCCGGCCGATGCCTTCGCCGCCGGTTTTATCGGCAACTACAACCTGCTCGACGCCGATGCCGCCAGCCGCTTGCTGCTGCGCCCGGTCAACAGCCGCGTGGCGATTCGCCCGGAGGCCATCCAGATCGCGGCTCAGGGGATCGAGGGCACCATTGTCAGTCACAGCCTGCTCGGCAACGTTATCCGCTACCGCGTCGAGGCCCGTGGCGTGGAGCTGCTCGTGGATGTGCTCAACCGCTCCGCTGCCGACCTGCACCACGATGGCCAAAGCGTCAGCCTGGCCATTGGCGCCGATGCGATCCGGGAGGTGGCGTGA
- a CDS encoding HAD family hydrolase produces the protein MALAIFDLDETLIHGDCASLWTQEMVKLGWADGESFIAHEQELMRQYAAGTLAMEDYMAFTLSPLVGRTPEEVAHVVEPFVEDVIEPIFYSDASRTLAAHRAAGDRLLVISASAHFLVSAIAERFGIDEVLAIDLEQLHGFYTGRTQGVLTYREGKVTRLEAWLAEQDESLAGASFYSDSRNDLPLLQRVDKPFAVNPDPTLRAHAEQAGWPILSWR, from the coding sequence ATGGCTCTGGCGATCTTCGACCTCGACGAAACCCTGATCCACGGTGATTGCGCCAGCCTCTGGACGCAGGAAATGGTCAAGCTCGGATGGGCCGATGGTGAATCCTTCATCGCCCACGAGCAGGAGCTGATGCGCCAGTACGCCGCCGGCACCCTAGCCATGGAGGACTACATGGCCTTTACCCTGTCGCCGCTGGTCGGCCGCACGCCGGAGGAGGTCGCCCATGTGGTCGAGCCCTTCGTCGAGGACGTGATCGAGCCGATCTTCTACAGCGACGCCAGCCGCACCCTGGCCGCGCACCGAGCCGCCGGTGACCGCCTGCTGGTGATCTCCGCCTCGGCGCACTTTCTGGTCAGCGCCATTGCCGAGCGCTTCGGTATCGACGAAGTGCTGGCCATCGATCTGGAACAACTACACGGTTTCTACACCGGCCGCACCCAGGGCGTGCTGACCTATCGCGAAGGCAAGGTCACCCGCCTCGAAGCCTGGCTAGCTGAACAGGACGAAAGCCTGGCCGGTGCCAGCTTCTACTCCGACTCGCGCAATGACCTGCCGCTGCTGCAACGGGTGGACAAGCCCTTCGCCGTCAATCCCGACCCGACCCTGCGCGCCCACGCCGAACAGGCCGGCTGGCCGATACTCAGCTGGCGCTGA